In Flavobacteriales bacterium, the following proteins share a genomic window:
- the secDF gene encoding protein translocase subunit SecDF, whose amino-acid sequence MQNKSAIWTFTILLTLACLFQISYSWVTNSVEKEAAEEADRQLDSIIQTKQQMVVYGSDKFDMQKEIDQENLRSRLTEDYLKKVAHEPAYPILGESYQDCKKRELSLGLDLKGGMSVTIEVSIPDLINNLAGKTKTPAFRKPYEAALAKWSKNPSEDFINVFVTEFTLNNPEGRLATVFSAANKDKFQSKMTNDEVVAKLRDEREVAMANIEQIMNNRVNKFGVSNATLQRLGSSGRIQIELPGVKDKVRVRALIQATANLEFWETYNNYEVAPSLEMANNLLSRELYPELYTGDEVAATVPDTTLPTPPDTLKTAGDSSKIAAVNPDSGAAKEKADTNLTDLEKRKKYPIYAYLNLAIRQVEGGGYSWEEKSCRIGTCSIADTARLNSLLFHPIVANIWPEGLTFLWDAKPLRIDGNETNQISLYCIKKNKKGVPLLDGGSVTEARYDFSQYSNKVEVVMQMNAKGSETWAIMTDRAKGKSCIAIVMDDYVYSAPWVNDKITGGRSSISGSFTPDEANDLANVLKSGTLPAKAQIIDSVEVGPSLGQANINSGLNSFLIALLIVLIYMYIYYKKAGLIANVALLANLFFLIGSLASIQASLTLPGIAGIVLTIGMAVDANVLIYERIREELRLGKSLKMAVNDGFKRALSSIIDGNLTTLLTAVVLAAFGSGPILGFATTLIIGIFTSLFSAIFISRLIIHELLDRKKDISFSTKFSENLLVGSKFQFMKRRKLYYGISSLIIIGGIASLFVRGLDYGVEFTGGYAFEVRFDEAADYDKIRTTLADAFVEDGQKLTPEVKRIENKFKAKITTKYLFNDQTPEAETKVEDKLKEGLDKIYNGKYTVESKRKVGAVISEELIGSSISSILFSLLIIFGYIVIRFSKWQFGLAAVLALFHDALIVLGIFSIFYGILPFSMEIDQAFIAAILTVVGYSINDTVVVFDRIREYIHEHKRMESSSMIDTALNTTLSRTINTSMTTFIVLLTIFIFGGESVKGFTFALLVGVAVGTYSSLFIASPLVYDFTGKDLSQAATKKPE is encoded by the coding sequence ATGCAAAACAAGAGTGCTATCTGGACTTTCACCATTCTTCTGACACTTGCGTGTCTGTTCCAGATTTCCTATTCCTGGGTTACCAACAGCGTGGAAAAGGAAGCCGCAGAAGAAGCTGACCGTCAGCTGGATTCTATCATTCAGACCAAACAACAAATGGTTGTTTACGGATCTGACAAATTCGACATGCAAAAAGAAATCGACCAGGAAAATCTCCGCAGTCGGTTAACGGAAGACTACCTGAAGAAGGTAGCACACGAGCCTGCATATCCTATTTTGGGAGAATCGTATCAGGATTGTAAAAAACGTGAGTTAAGTCTTGGTCTTGACCTTAAAGGCGGTATGTCCGTAACCATTGAGGTATCAATTCCTGACCTGATCAACAATCTTGCAGGTAAAACCAAAACACCGGCATTCCGCAAACCATACGAAGCTGCACTGGCTAAATGGAGCAAAAATCCGAGCGAAGATTTTATTAATGTATTCGTAACAGAATTTACGTTGAACAACCCTGAAGGTCGTTTAGCTACTGTATTCTCTGCAGCGAACAAGGATAAGTTCCAAAGTAAAATGACCAACGATGAAGTGGTTGCTAAACTTCGTGATGAACGAGAAGTAGCGATGGCGAACATCGAGCAGATCATGAACAACCGCGTAAATAAGTTTGGTGTAAGCAATGCCACACTTCAACGTTTAGGTTCGTCCGGTCGTATTCAAATTGAACTTCCGGGTGTAAAAGATAAAGTGCGTGTTCGTGCTTTAATTCAAGCTACTGCTAATCTTGAGTTCTGGGAAACCTACAACAACTATGAAGTTGCCCCTTCACTTGAAATGGCCAACAACCTACTGAGCCGCGAATTGTACCCTGAATTGTACACCGGTGATGAAGTAGCTGCAACTGTTCCTGATACAACTCTGCCTACGCCTCCGGACACTTTGAAAACAGCTGGAGATTCTTCAAAAATTGCCGCGGTTAATCCTGATTCAGGTGCTGCTAAAGAAAAAGCAGATACCAATCTTACCGACCTTGAAAAAAGAAAAAAATATCCGATTTACGCTTATTTAAATCTGGCTATTCGTCAGGTTGAAGGTGGCGGTTATTCCTGGGAAGAAAAATCATGCCGCATCGGTACTTGTTCTATTGCCGATACTGCACGTTTAAATTCATTATTGTTTCATCCAATCGTTGCCAATATCTGGCCGGAAGGATTAACCTTCTTATGGGATGCAAAACCACTTCGTATTGACGGAAATGAAACCAATCAGATTTCGTTATACTGTATTAAGAAAAACAAAAAAGGTGTTCCACTGTTAGATGGTGGATCAGTGACCGAAGCACGTTACGATTTCTCTCAGTATTCGAATAAAGTAGAAGTTGTAATGCAGATGAATGCCAAAGGATCTGAAACCTGGGCTATCATGACCGACCGCGCTAAAGGTAAATCCTGTATTGCGATTGTAATGGACGATTATGTGTATTCTGCTCCCTGGGTTAATGACAAAATCACCGGCGGACGTTCTTCCATTTCCGGTAGCTTTACTCCTGATGAAGCTAATGACTTAGCCAACGTATTGAAATCAGGTACCCTCCCTGCGAAAGCTCAAATTATTGACTCCGTAGAGGTAGGTCCTTCACTTGGTCAAGCCAACATTAATTCCGGTTTAAATTCCTTCCTGATTGCATTGTTGATTGTATTGATCTACATGTACATCTATTATAAAAAGGCAGGACTTATTGCCAACGTTGCGCTTCTTGCCAACTTATTCTTCCTGATTGGTTCACTCGCTTCCATTCAAGCTTCATTAACACTTCCCGGTATTGCCGGTATCGTTCTTACCATTGGTATGGCGGTAGATGCTAACGTACTTATCTACGAACGTATCCGTGAAGAACTGAGATTAGGCAAATCATTGAAAATGGCGGTAAATGACGGATTCAAACGCGCATTATCGTCGATCATTGACGGAAACTTAACTACCCTTTTAACTGCAGTGGTACTTGCAGCATTTGGATCAGGTCCGATCTTAGGATTCGCTACCACACTTATCATTGGTATTTTCACATCCTTATTCTCTGCCATCTTTATTTCGCGATTAATTATTCATGAATTACTCGATCGTAAAAAGGACATCTCCTTCTCTACTAAATTCTCTGAGAATTTATTGGTTGGCTCTAAATTCCAATTTATGAAGCGTCGTAAATTATACTACGGAATTTCATCGCTTATTATTATTGGAGGTATTGCTTCCTTATTTGTGAGAGGATTAGATTATGGCGTAGAATTTACCGGTGGATACGCGTTTGAAGTTCGTTTTGACGAAGCTGCTGATTACGATAAAATCAGAACAACACTTGCGGATGCATTTGTAGAGGATGGTCAAAAACTTACTCCTGAGGTAAAACGTATTGAAAACAAATTCAAAGCGAAAATCACGACGAAGTATTTATTCAACGATCAAACACCTGAAGCAGAAACAAAGGTGGAAGATAAACTGAAAGAAGGTCTTGATAAAATCTATAATGGAAAATATACCGTTGAAAGTAAACGTAAAGTAGGAGCCGTAATTTCTGAAGAACTCATCGGATCTTCGATCTCTTCAATTTTATTCTCTCTTTTAATCATCTTCGGTTACATTGTAATTCGCTTCTCTAAATGGCAATTTGGACTTGCAGCCGTATTGGCCTTGTTCCATGATGCCTTAATTGTATTGGGAATCTTCTCCATCTTCTACGGAATCCTTCCGTTCTCGATGGAAATTGACCAAGCCTTTATTGCAGCGATCCTTACCGTAGTTGGTTATTCTATCAACGATACCGTGGTTGTATTCGACCGTATTCGTGAATATATTCATGAGCATAAACGAATGGAATCTTCTTCCATGATTGATACGGCATTAAACACCACCTTAAGCCGTACCATCAATACATCTATGACCACCTTTATCGTATTGCTCACCATCTTTATTTTCGGTGGGGAATCGGTGAAAGGATTTACATTCGCTCTTCTTGTAGGAGTTGCAGTAGGTACATATTCATCCTTGTTTATCGCATCACCTCTGGTGTACGATTTTACAGGAAAAGACTTATCGCAAGCAGCTACTAAAAAACCTGAATAA
- a CDS encoding twin-arginine translocase TatA/TatE family subunit, producing the protein MLLFLNISGGEVVVIFLIILILFGPQSIPTIAKTLGRGIRTIKDATQEIQNEIRNSAEQATKQSGAMNSSLDISKELDISKEIDIDKDLENPIR; encoded by the coding sequence ATGCTATTGTTCCTCAATATCTCAGGTGGTGAAGTGGTGGTTATTTTCCTAATCATCCTTATTTTATTTGGACCGCAAAGCATTCCAACCATTGCCAAGACCCTTGGAAGAGGAATCAGGACCATTAAAGATGCTACTCAGGAAATCCAAAACGAAATCCGCAACTCTGCCGAACAAGCCACTAAACAATCCGGGGCAATGAATTCCAGCCTTGACATCAGTAAGGAGCTGGATATCAGTAAAGAAATTGATATTGATAAGGATTTAGAGAATCCAATACGATAA